Below is a genomic region from Pseudochaenichthys georgianus chromosome 13, fPseGeo1.2, whole genome shotgun sequence.
GGGAGAGGCAGCGCTGGGGAGGAGGAGTCAGGAGGTCAAGGGAGATGGGGGGAGAAATGGTAGCGGTGGAGGTTGGTGGAGATGCTTGTATGTCAAATGGAGCTGAGAAGGAGTGGTTAATGGCATTAATTTTGTCTGCGGAAAAACTGGAGGAATGAGCTGCAAGTAGCGGAAGTAGAAGTAGGGAGGTTATCAGCACGGGGTTTGAAGAGCTTGTTAACTGTGGAGAAGAGGGTCCTGGGGTTACGGGAGGGGTCAGTGAAGATGTTGGAGAGGTAGGCAGATTTAGCGGCAATAAGAGCATCTTTGTATGCATTGAGATGGAGTTTGTAGCTTATGTAATGGACTGTGAGGGATGATTTCTTTGAAAGACGTTCAAGTTGGCGGCCTCGCTGCTTCATTTTACGCAGTGCGGGTGTGAACCAGGGTGAGGAGGTCTTGAAAGtaacagttttatttttgaggGGGGCTAAAGTGTTGAGGGAGGTGAGTAGGGTGGAGTTGAGGTGGTTGAGCAGATCATCAGGTGAGCTGAGGGTTGCGTCCAGGGGGAGATTAGACGATAGCAGTACGGAGAGATGGTTATGGTCAATGGAGTGTAGATTATGGAAGGTGATGTTTCTGGGTGGGCAGGGGTTTCGAGTGGGGGGGGCAATGGTGAATTGTATGAGTTTGTGGTCGGAGAGGGGAAATGGGCAAGGGTGGAGGTCAATCACTGGGAGGTTGGTAGAGTAGACGAGATCAAGAATGTGTCCTTTGTCATGGGTGGGGAAGGTGACATGTTGGGTGATAGAGAAATTGTCCAGTAGGGTTGTGAATTCGGATGCCAGCTTGCAGGTGGGTGAGTCAATGTGAATGTTGAGGTCACCAAGTAGTAACAGACGTTGAGAGAGGGATGAGACAAGTGTGAGGAATTCAGTGAAATCAGAGAGGGATGAGGTTTAGGAGGCCGGTAGGTGAGGATGACTGTCAGTGAGGGAGGGGCTTTGAAGGCAATGAATTCAAAGGATGATACTGATGGGGAGGGTTAGTTTTGTGATCTGGATGTTCTGATTGTGGATTACAGCAAGGCCGCCACCACGGCGGGAGGGGCGGGGTTTAGTGATGTATTTAAAGCCGGGGGGGGATGTTTGGTTGAGGGAGAAGAAGTAATCCGGCTGTTGCCAGGTTTCGGTGAGCAGAAGGGAATCAAGGGATTTTTCCAAGATTAGTTCATGGAGGATGAGGGCTTTCTTGTTGAGTGATCGGATATTGTTAGCAATGTTAGTTGAGTGGGAGGGGCGTGGTGTGGTCACAGGCTGAAGAGGTAAGAGGTTGTCCAGGTTGACAGTGCGGGGAGGAATGTGAGATGGGGGGGAGGAACGGAAAGGAGGTGGAAGGAAGTGTGTTATTATCGGTTTGAGGGCAGTGGAATCCACTGCAGGTATTTGGGCCAGCTCTGAGCAGAGGGCGGTGGAATCCGCCCTCTGGTTATTTGATGGATGGAGCAGCGTTAGCAGGTGGGCTACAATGGCAGGTGTAGCAGGGTAGAAAACCAAAGCGTCCGTCAAAAATGGCAATCGGGTGTAACAAATATGTCCAGATCAGAACACAAAAGCCACAGAATAGTTAGAAAACTATAGCAGTAGAAAGTGGTCAGAAACTCTTAGATTTACACAAAGAAACACGAGAtcagtggagaccccctccaGAGGTGATCTGGGGACCCCCAGATCGCCGAGCGCCGTTTGTCTCTTTTGGGATCCAAacgcaggctggagaaccacctctgcaggcggcgcatatgtAGTATGCATGACAGTTAAAGCTCTCACTGTTGCCCCCTATCGTAGCCTGCGAACCGCCCGAAGCAGGGACGCgcgtctgctctctgacagggtggcacGGAGCGCACCTGCATTGAGCACCACTCCCAAATACAACGCctgttggtgaggtatgggggtgtTCTTCTTCCAATTGATCGGAAAGCATAACTTGGCCAGGTGTAGGATCAATTGggctgtgcaaaacattgcctgttccctggacccagccatgactatgaggttgTCTAGTAAAAGAAAACTCTCATGCCGTTGGCGCGCAGCGGTTGgagcgctgtggccacacatttgctgaatatgcgtggggatagggaataTAGCGGAACGGCAGCCAGCCTCGTAGGCTatcccctggaaggcaaaacgcagatactttctgtgctctggagcaatttctacatgaaagtaCGCTTCCTTCAGGACGATGGTGGTGAAacaatcgcctggctgcacaagccccagtaactgtttcatagttaacatgcagaatttcctgcaggaaatgtggcgattcaggctgcggagatctagaataggtctgaattcccctgtcttcttgagaaccaggaagtacatggaataaagacccttttctctgtgctgaggttgcacaacagacacagcttgtatctgcaccagagcctgaatctctgctgagaggaaacccatctcctcctgggatgacagatttacctctcgcatgcccataaaTGGAGGTGGGATGCTTcaaaactggagtgaatagcccCGTTTCAGCGTCCTGTCCTGTCCATCCACTTTGTTAGCACACAGTTTCCATTCCCATAACATTGTGTTAATGGTCCTCAGCTGTGGGGCCGCAGCTATGAAGCTGTGATACTCTCTGGTGACCCGTTCCGCCGCAACACTCCCCGTGAATGGAAAATGTGTCCATGGAGGgttgacacagaaagggccgattatttactgaggtccctgaacgcaccgtgcTCCACCATAATGCTGTCTTTACCACTATAGTAAACTGCATTAATCTGAGTCTTTActctaggcgtagtgtgttctactgaggtccctgaacgcaccgccgcaCGCTCTTGTGTGAGCGCGCGCTCCGCCATAATGCTGTTTTTACCACTGCGGTAAACTGCATTAATTGAGTCCTTGctctaggcgtagtgtgttctcTGACAGTAATACGCCGGCCATAATGCCCCTGTACCCGCATAGCGCTTTCCTTTAGATAGCACTCCCTGCGGTTCATCCCTCTCATCTGCGCATGCCCACTAGCTACCTCCTTTACAGGAGCTACAGCTGGGGCAGCGAATGGGGAATTTGTACAGTTAAcattgtgtgtaagtgtagcatttgtggaaacaaaagacacttagatttggatacagatcaacctcattcttattagaaaacgtagtgatctgtgcattatacagggaggaggcgggattcgCCCTCTCGTCCCAGGCGGAGAGATTTTCTCCCCCCGCCAGTCAGCTCCGTGAAGACGGAGCGTCCCACTCGGCCGCTCTCTGCTGCTGCGTAGCCTGCCGAGGTTGGGTAGCCGGTCCCCGTGAGTGCCGGCACGCCGGTTCCACGGGATGGGCCAAAGAGATAGAGGGCGCAGCGGGATCTCCGTGCCGGCAAGTCTCCCTTCGTCTCACCGTCGCGCTGCGGTCCCTCGTCTGCAGGAAAGCCTGTGGAGGAGTGCGCTGCGGTGCCTGAGGACTCTTCTCACTACTGAAGTCTTTGAACGCACCACTGCTAGAGGcccgggcctgtccttcgtgccctggcttaaatagcgggcgccgatccccaccacctctgcttcgagtgtttgggggaccaggatatggccgaggcggtgccattcacaTTCGCCATTTCTTCTGAGGGGAACGTAATTGTGGCGTGATCCcccagggacatcacacggcAGACAgcggcctgtgatgaagtaAGTTCGACCCTATATCATGTGAAGCCACCGAACACCGGTCCCCGGGAGAACCGGGCCTGGGGCAAGGCCCGTGGACCAAGCTACTAATTCGGCCTTACGGTCCAATAATCGCTCtgacctggtgaggcgggggcatcTCTAGCAATGAGTGAGTAGCCCACACACCTGCCGCCATGATCATCACCCAGGGAGagtacagccctgggcggtggacttccatggacgccgGACCCGGAAGaaatggcgaacgtgaatggtaccgcctcggccatatcctggtcccccaaacactcgaagcagaggtggtggggatcggcgcccgctatttaaagagcctgtgacacggttttcccccatcatccaaacccatcaatttgagtacatattgtccccttgaaaaccgttactgaactgattttggatatttgtactttgataaccattaatctgccttcaatgttgacaattctctggatcttctcgcggattcttcaagtcccgccaaatgatgggtgacgtcattgcgggcacagcgctccagctgcaccgtccaggatcccagcatctgcatgtaaacctttatatatatatacagtcagatgtaaacgcacgatggtgcacacagcagcaagctcagacagcgatgacaggttaatgttgaacgtgtctgagagctcatatgaggctgaaggatcggtttatgttgtatcttctaagtttaggaatgaggtgcgtcaatatgggcgatcatatggtcatgtagccagtggtggaatgggactacaaatcatcccgggatctcgaccggcccacttcggtaccgctaggaaattgtcaacggggggagtggggatgtcaggggcggcaggtgctgtatatagtaaatgtaaatatgtaaatatttgtgtcactgcatcctgttaaaatacaaatataatgtataatgtctgtgtctttgacattagcgctgctagccacctgtgccctgtactacgaagccagttcaacagaccctggatatgtttgagtaacaaacaaactaacaaacgagatctcgctaagcggtccgacgacgctggttatcaactcggtaaatcaagccaggggttctctctccagctgagagcgcgttcacgtctaagacacgagtggatctgactttaattacatttgtctcgagtgtttcgtcaacataatgtgttaaataatacttctgcatccagtctgtgacactgtgagtgttgcacggccagatgaggctggagaagctgactcagataaggaaatatatgatatattatgatattatatgatcgatgatcgactgattgatgatgtaatatgaatgataagtgcgacacgtcggcgtcttctctgcatacggcagtttaaactgtatttcctttatcctgtaatattacttgagagatttaaactccgcacactgagtggatctcttttctatagacaccggaggcgggcagcgtcaggtaaaataagttatttagccttctcaaacctgagcctcacgcgccgcctatgggggatgtgctggtgatttatccgaccggcccacttcggtaccggcccatcgggattcgtcccgatggccagtccgccactgcacccagcccacgtaaactgtcaacggggggagcctcgctgcggggaaacggtggacctagtgtcccgatcggagtgggaataataataataatccgtgcattttatccattaatttccccaacattgtggtaaaaaaaacacacgtttaatccatgttggtgtacagtactacaactacaaaaagcaccggtttgttttctcatcaggaaatgcagaccggctcaaacaaacgatcatttaatgtatcatatgttcgccgaattgacatgaaagcactaataaatgtagtttcatccacttgagtttacaaccacaaaaataatcgatttgttttatatcacatccagctctcactcccgatttgtaatcctaatgtaatcatcatcttcaccacgatcatttatgtttatgtcgccgaattgacatgaaagcactgacaaatatgaatatactgtagtcaacttcattacaacgttattaacgtgcctaatctcagtaattcaccatttctacgcataacaacacactttgtccgtgtttggctctcgaagcgttcccgcattgacgtcacttccggcttcccccaaaacttcaaaatgagtgaaggaatttccccgcgatgttcgaaattattgatatttaacggaacggtatcgctttttcttttttaaactgacggttcgagattactagtagcccaatatttcattgcacaacagttgttgggatggtgtcacaggctctttaagccagggcacgaaggacaggcccgggCCTCTAGCAGTGGTGACTCCCTGGAGGTATGATAATTCTttcttctttcaaacgtctCGATCTCTGCTTCAGTTGTTgcccgctcgctgaagagaaagggatgacggtcaggaggcgaggcctccttttatacgttGAGATgcacgcgcattcaggtaggcccgccccaaGGCCGActacgtctatagaaatctcagtaggtgaatccTCGCATAGAGGGTagtagagtccagtagagggcagagcctgtgagagatataacagaggggtttatgggatgctacaattatCTGTTTGATATtctgagccaaacacttcagagacatgttttgtatacatCTGAGACCTAGACTATATtgaagaaaaacagtataataggggacctttaaggctTTGAGATGCCTGGCCCTAAATTATTTTTAACCTTTACATATCTCATGCGCCTCTGTGAAACCTTAAGTACAAAGGCAGGAAAGCCTCTAactatctctctgtcccagaTAAAGACCAAATGTGACTTGGCTTTTGGTGTCAGAGCTCTGTTGCTGGCCTCAGGCTGATATTGTTCCATAAATCTCATTTTACAACACTTTTTTAATTTACTTTTATTCTTTCTGTGAtcttttgtgtgtatgtgttttcaGGTTTACTGTGAGCTTAGTTTCAGCTAGTAGGCTGTTTTAAAACATGCTTAGATTGTTGTTCTCTTTTCCAACAGGCTCCAGTCATTTCACTTCAGATAGCAGCTAGTCTTCCAAACAACAACTACTTCAGCAACACCTTCAGAAATTCCTTCTTTTACCAGGCAAGGTTTCAGTATgtgtttttcaataaaattgctcTAGTGTGTGTTGCATAACTTCAACAAGAAACAACTTGAGTCACTAAAACCACTGAAGTGCCTTAGAAATGGATGTGAAAAATACTTCCATGATTACAACATTTTGCATGGCTGTGCTTCATTTGGTTGTCTGAAAGGAGATAATACTTGTTTTTGTTAGAAAGACGAGTGCAGGAAAAAAAACCGAGGTGACAGGGCTTTCAGTGTTGCAGCTCccagactttttttttattaagatATATTTCACAATAAACCATAACAAGTATTGTAAACATGTGGCCAACAGATGTTTCACAGGGCTTGTTGAATAATCTGTCTAAAGTATGAAGCAACTCTGTTAATGTTGTGAACTAGTTGGCTCCTTTGAGATGTACGGAGATGTTTTTGTGAACCTCTACATCCAATATACAACATATGAGTGATATTCTCCGGGCTTCAGGATTTCCTTTTCTGGAAATTCGTATCAAAAAGGAATTGGTATGCAGATGCTTGGATATGCCTGTGTGGATTATGGCCTGTAATACTGATTTTAGTGGGTAGTGAATAATGTactctgaacaaaaatataaatgcaacacttttgtttttgctcccatttttcacgagatgaacattttctatatacacaaaataaccatttctctcaaatattgttcacaaatctgaaaaaatctgtgatagtgagcacttctcctttgccgagataatccatcacaggtgtggcatatcaagatgctgattagacagcatgattatagcacaggctggccacaataaaaggccactctaaaaatgttcagttttatcacacagcacaatgccacagatgtcgcaagttttaaGGGAGCGTGCAATAGGCTACATGCACAGTCACTTCCGCATTCTACTCAGAGCTGCTGATGCATTTCCTGTTGATGAAAAATGACGACCTTCTACACCCGCTGCCTACAAGAGCTTCCGAAATTAAAAATGTCGGATGTTCATCGGATTTGCCGGACGACTAAAGCCCCAGCCAGCAAACTCGATAAAGGCTTCAAATTATATGCTGCGTCATATATACACAACTATGAAGGTAAGAAGGTAACAGGTACTAACCAGCTAGCTTATGCTCCGGGttatgctaacgttagctgtcaaaagCTAGGTAACGCCAGAGCCCTATAGTAtaactactattattattattattattatactattaCTATAGTAGACTACTATAGGGCTCTGGGTAACGCTATGTACTGTTTCTGGTGTTAATTCTTTAAAACATTAGCCATTTTGCTAACAAATACTATCGTTTAATAGCCTTATAGCCTAGCCAAGGTTGTCTTGTTGTTAGCCACACTGCATAATGGTATCGGCTTTTGTAAAGCAATGTTGCCATAGATGTTTTGACGTGAGTATAGATCTAACGCTGTTGCTctgttttttttcattcagtgtCCAATAAAGACAGGCTGACAGGGCAGGTCAGCGTGAGAGCCTTGTGCTACAGGTCAATGAGGAAGAGCGAGACAGCACACAGTTTGAGTGTAGGCAGGCAACATTGCCACTGTGTTCCCCCCTGTTTATTGAGTTTCAGTTCAGTTTCAGTTCAGTTCATTTTCAAGGCATCTTAGTTTCCAAAGAAAGTTCATTGTGGTATTGTAGGGTAAGAGGGTAACACTAAGCATTCAGGAATACATGCTTCTTCTAGGATAATGGGTCAGTAAAAATAACCAATAATTCTACTCATAACCTCCTGGCTCATTTACCACAAGTGAGGTTACTAATCACTAGtatttcttctctcttttttAGATAACGCTTCGTGACTCATCACCAGTGGTGCTCACGCACAACCAGTGCTCCTGTGTTGCAGGAACTGTTTTGTGCAATCACACAGTAGCATTGCTGTTCCAAACAGCACATTACACTGAACTGAACATGTCAGTTGTGCCACCTGTGCATAGCTGTACTGAATCGGAACAGCAATGGCACAAGCCGCGAACAATGGTAATTTCAATGAGGTTCAAATACTTGTAATCTTTCACagagtttttgttttaaagtgaCTCAACGAACAGTACTTGTCTTTTCCTTAAGGGTGTGAAGCCAGGGCCCATCAACTCCATGGTCTTCACCAAGCCTGTACCAAATAGGATGGTGCAGACTGGAGTAAGGTCAGTTTAGCTGGAAAATTGTGTTTCCTGTGTTTTTTAAATTCATAATTCTGGTGCTGTATTCCTAACCTTTATTGTCGCATTAATGTGCTATATTGTCTTTGCCATTCTTTGTAGGAGTGGATTCTACAGAGGCATGGTGGGGCCATTACCAGATCCCTGCCTGTTCAGAGTTACGGAGGCATACTCAGCGTTCAGCATTGAAGACAGACCGCTTGTGACCACAATGAACATGAGACCTGACAAGCCCCTTGTGGAAAGTGCCTTCGGGATTGTGCAGGAGGGCAGTGTTCTGTCCTATCAGATGCCTGCTTTGACGTCTCGGTACACCACACTTCACACTGACACACCACCAACACCCCACTTGCCCATAGAGGGGTATGTGATCTTGCCATGTGATTTACCGCTGGTGTGCTCAGAAGAGGAGCAACTGCATATTAACAGCTTATCTGTTGATTTAGAAATGTCTCACAAAATTGAGGAGGCTATCCGTGAGCAAAGCTCTAGCTCAGAGTGGCATCTGCTCCGCAAACCCAGGGTTACTGCCTCTAGGTTTAGAGAGATTTGTCACGTCAGAGGTGAGAGCTCTGCTAACTCTCTTGCAGAGCGAATACTCAAAGGTACAAGGCAGACTGCAGAAATGAGGAGAggtgcagagatggagcccacaGTAGCAGCTGAATACAGTAGACTGGCAAACGTGAACTACTCCCCTTGTGGCCTTGTCATTCACCCCTCTACGCCCTGGCTTGGTGCCTCCCCTGATGGAGTTGTATTTGACCCAACAGAATATCCCCAATTTGGCCTTGTTGAATTCAAATGTCCCAATGTCCCAAATTATGTCGACTGCAAATATGTGCAGATGGAATGTGGCTCCCATAAGCTCAAGAAAAGCCATGCCTATTACTGGCAAGTACAGGGTAAACTTCTTGTGTCTGGGATGCAGTGGTGTGACTTTGTAGTGTGGGCACAGGAGGACTACCTGGTGCAAAGAATATACACAGATCCAGAATTGCAAAGAGCAATCAGAGAAATAGTagacttattttttttttacacatacaTGCCGAAGTACCTGTCATTACAAAAGTAGTGGGCACTGCAGCCATTGATAACTCTGTGAGCAGTTAGCTGCTTGTTTTTAGGAGGCAATCCCTCAATCATGTGTTCTGAATGACAACAAAATGTGaatttaatattttgtttttgatATATATTGTTTGTTCACATTTcatatatgtaaataaatatacaattgtatttaaaaagacAATAAAGTGAAGTGATTTTTTTGTAATGAATAGTAAATCATTGCATTTGTAAGAAATCATCAACGCATTGTAATTTGCTATTTACCATTTATTCAAACAAAACACTAGCGTGTGTCAGGCAAAACGGTGTGCTCACCCAGCTTAATCACAGCTACCTGCACAGGTGTCATCATCTTGTCTTATTTCACCCATTTCTTGaccagtgctttgttctgatagTTTGACAGCATACATGCTACTGCAAACAGCTGGGTGATGTTGTAGGCATGGGACAGGAGGATGACGCCATCAAAAAgtttgttctcttttatcctccTGATGACACGCTCCACATGAACCCTCAGTCTGGCAATGGCCTGTGTCTCCCTCACCTGATAGGCTGGCATTTGCTTCTGCTTCGACAGAAAAGGTGGGCAGTACACTTTGCATTTGCAGTAATCGCTGATCAGGAAGCCCTTATCTACCATCACTGCCATGTTTTCAGTCAACAACGCAGCTATTCCAGACTGTTTGAAAATCTCCTTGTCGCTGACAGAACCACCATACAGACTGGAAACAAATGTCACTGCGCCATGTGGGGCTATGCCAACCAGGGCTTTCATGGTGCAGTGAGATTTGTATGTAAAATACATTTCACTTTGGAGGAGGAGTGAGGATGGTGTTTGACACCTCAGCTCTGTGCAATCCAGGATCACCTGTGTGTCTGGGAAATCTTTGAAGGCCTCTGGGAGGTGGGCTTGAACTTCTGCAGGTGTAAGCCAGATGCACTGTGACCCCAATAAAGTTGTAAGAAAACTTGTCCATGTTGCAATGATGCGGCTCACAGTGGACTGGTGTATGTTGAAGCGGTTTGCAAGGTCCCTTTCTTTCAAACCCACCGACAGGAAGCAGAGAAAAAGGAAGAACTCGTCAATTGGCTGAAGCAGCTGTCTCTGgaagataaaaacaaaaaaagggtacTATATTAATGTCATGAGAGTAGCACACGATGGGAAAAACATTAAGTTGTTTTAGTTCTCTGATGTATTCAAAAATGATTGAGTACTATAGCCTTTTAGCCTACACAAAAGCAATGAAATGTCAGAGAAACATTTTCCCTTCAGTTTGTGTTTAGAGTGTGTGTTAAAAGAAACGTAGCCTACCGTTGATGGACGTGCGTGTGTAACCACTTCTTCATTCCTCTTGGCAGCTGATATCGCTCTTGTGACACGAACCATTTTATAAATGGAAGGCTCAATCAGAAACCAGAAGGCCATCAGGTGGTTATAGCTCGGGAATCTGTAC
It encodes:
- the LOC117457174 gene encoding uncharacterized protein yields the protein MFIGFAGRLKPQPANSIKASNYMLRHIYTTMKITLRDSSPVVLTHNQCSCVAGTVLCNHTVALLFQTAHYTELNMSVVPPVHSCTESEQQWHKPRTMGVKPGPINSMVFTKPVPNRMVQTGVRSGFYRGMVGPLPDPCLFRVTEAYSAFSIEDRPLVTTMNMRPDKPLVESAFGIVQEGSVLSYQMPALTSRYTTLHTDTPPTPHLPIEGYVILPCDLPLVCSEEEQLHINSLSVDLEMSHKIEEAIREQSSSSEWHLLRKPRVTASRFREICHVRGESSANSLAERILKGTRQTAEMRRGAEMEPTVAAEYSRLANVNYSPCGLVIHPSTPWLGASPDGVVFDPTEYPQFGLVEFKCPNVPNYVDCKYVQMECGSHKLKKSHAYYWQVQGKLLVSGMQWCDFVVWAQEDYLVQRIYTDPELQRAIREIVDLFFFYTYMPKYLSLQK
- the LOC117457173 gene encoding uncharacterized protein translates to MSRRKIFKTEHLQRQVKNYSEHCCVPLCTASAKFNGVLSFHGFPTELELRRQWLVKIRRDNFTISSHSKVCSRHFATDQLIEPKTLDGRRRLVKGAVPTLFEWNHFTAQTPRGSVWERRERPTEPVSREEQEEHMDVRDHDYCSAPEPASLDMSSQATEDNSKTVEDLQKQLQELRVQREFCLQRFAGSDDNIRFYTRFPSYNHLMAFWFLIEPSIYKMVRVTRAISAAKRNEEVVTHARPSTRQLLQPIDEFFLFLCFLSVGLKERDLANRFNIHQSTVSRIIATWTSFLTTLLGSQCIWLTPAEVQAHLPEAFKDFPDTQVILDCTELRCQTPSSLLLQSEMYFTYKSHCTMKALVGIAPHGAVTFVSSLYGGSVSDKEIFKQSGIAALLTENMAVMVDKGFLISDYCKCKVYCPPFLSKQKQMPAYQVRETQAIARLRVHVERVIRRIKENKLFDGVILLSHAYNITQLFAVACMLSNYQNKALVKKWVK